One Tursiops truncatus isolate mTurTru1 chromosome 3, mTurTru1.mat.Y, whole genome shotgun sequence DNA segment encodes these proteins:
- the TMEM259 gene encoding membralin isoform X2 yields MQRPWSWRDGAAVWLALFVLFVLAYIHIVFSRSPINCLEHVRDEWPREGVLRVEVQHNSSRAPVLLQFCSGGGSFPGLAVGPGGLELGGEDDEEELTVEVFGNSSVKFELDIEPKVFKPPGGPEALNDSQEFPFPETPTKAWPQDEYIVEYSLEYGFLRLSQATRQRLSIPVMVVTLDPTRDQCFGDRFSRLLLAEFLGYDDILMSSVKGLAENEENKGFLRNVVSGEHYRFVSMWMARTSYLAAFVIMVIFTLSVSMLLRYSHHQIFVFIVDLLQMLEMNMAIAFPAAPLLTVILALVGMEAIMSEFFNDTTTAFYIILIVWLADQYDAICCHTNTSKRHWLRFFYLYHFAFYAYHYRFNGQYSSLALVTSWLFIQHSMIYFFHHYELPAILQQIRVQEMLLQTPPLGPGSPTALPDDLNNNGGTPAATPDSTSQPPALGPGLQGGGGGPGPMAEAPSSLVAAAASVAAAASGDLGWMAETAAIITDASFLSGLSASLLDRRPASPLSPSGALPRAPQDSAPTSDSPGSDTAPQTAGVSGPSLASMAPVDAPSEVGS; encoded by the exons ATGCAGAGGCCCTGGAGCTGGCGGGACGGCGCAGCCGTGTGGCTG gccctgTTCGTGCTCTTCGTCCTGGCCTACATCCACATCGTCTTCTCCCGCTCGCCCATCAACTGCCTGGAGCACGTGCGGGATGAGTGGCCGAGAGAGGGCGTCCTGCGCGTGGAGGTGCAGCACAACTCGAGCCGCGCGCCCGTCCTTCTGCAGTTCTGCAGTGGTGGCGGCAGCTTCCCTGGGCTGGCTGTGGGGCCGGGAGGCCTGGAGCTGGGGGGTGAGGACGACGAGGAGGAGCTGACCGTGGAGGTGTTTGGGAACAGCTCCGTCAAG TTTGAACTGGACATCGAGCCCAAGGTGTTCAAGCCACCAGGTGGCCCCGAGGCCCTAAACGACAGCCAGGAGTTCCCCTTCCCTGAGACGCCCACAAAAG CGTGGCCGCAGGACGAGTACATCGTGGAGTACTCGCTGGAGTACGGCTTCTTGCGGTTGTCGCAGGCCACGCGGCAGCGGCTTAGCATCCCAGTCATGGTGGTCACCCTGG ACCCCACGCGGGACCAGTGCTTCGGGGACCGCTTCAGCCGCTTGCTGCTGGCTGAGTTCCTGGGCTACGACGACATCCTCATGTCCAGTGTGAAAGGCCTGGCGGAAAACGAGGAGAACAAGG GCTTCCTGCGGAACGTGGTGTCCGGGGAGCACTACCGCTTCGTGAGCATGTGGATGGCCCGCACATCCTACCTGGCCGCCTTCGTCATCATGGTCATCTTC ACCTTGAGCGTGTCCATGCTGCTGCGCTACTCCCACCACCAGATCTTCGTCTTCATTG TGGACCTGCTGCAGATGCTGGAGATGAACATGGCCATCGCGTTCCCCGCAGCGCCCCTGCTGACCGTCATCCTGGCCCTCGTGG GAATGGAGGCCATCATGTCTGAGTTCTTCAACGACACCACCACGGCCTTCTACATCATTCTCATCGTGTGGCTGGCCGACCAGTATGACGCCATCTGCTGCCACACCAACACCAGCAAGCGGCACTGGCTTCG GTTCTTCTACCTGTACCACTTCGCCTTCTACGCCTACCACTACCGCTTCAACGGGCAGTACAGCAGCCTGGCCCTCGTTACTTCCTGGCTCTTCATCCAG CATTCCATGATCTACTTCTTCCACCACTACGAGCTGCCCGCCATTCTGCAGCAGATCCGCGTCCAGGAGATGCTGCTGCAGACGCCCCCGCTGGGCCCTGGCAGCCCCACGGCCCTGCCAGACGACCTGAACAACAACGGAGGCACCCCGGCTGCCACGCCCGACTCTACCAgccagccccctgccctgggccctggcttGCAGGGTGGTGGCGGAGGCCCTGGGCCCATGGCTGAGGCACCCAGCTCCCTGGTGGCCGCGGCGGCCTCGGTAGCCGCAGCAGCCAGTGGTGACCTGGGCTGGATGGCAGAGACGGCTGCCATCATCACAGACGCCTCCTTCTTATCTGGCCTGAGCGCCTCTCTCCTGGACCGGCGGCCGGCCAGCCCCCTCAGCCCCAGTGGGGCGCTCCCTCGGGCCCCCCAGGACAGTGCCCCCACAAGCGACTCCCCAGGGTCTGACACAGCCCCGCAGACCGCTGGGGTGAGTGGGCCCAGCCTTGCGTCCATGGCTCCAGTGGATGCGCCCTCAGAGGTCGGCTCCTGA
- the TMEM259 gene encoding membralin isoform X3, which translates to MRNTTALFVLFVLAYIHIVFSRSPINCLEHVRDEWPREGVLRVEVQHNSSRAPVLLQFCSGGGSFPGLAVGPGGLELGGEDDEEELTVEVFGNSSVKFELDIEPKVFKPPGGPEALNDSQEFPFPETPTKAWPQDEYIVEYSLEYGFLRLSQATRQRLSIPVMVVTLDPTRDQCFGDRFSRLLLAEFLGYDDILMSSVKGLAENEENKGFLRNVVSGEHYRFVSMWMARTSYLAAFVIMVIFTLSVSMLLRYSHHQIFVFIVDLLQMLEMNMAIAFPAAPLLTVILALVGMEAIMSEFFNDTTTAFYIILIVWLADQYDAICCHTNTSKRHWLRFFYLYHFAFYAYHYRFNGQYSSLALVTSWLFIQHSMIYFFHHYELPAILQQIRVQEMLLQTPPLGPGSPTALPDDLNNNGGTPAATPDSTSQPPALGPGLQGGGGGPGPMAEAPSSLVAAAASVAAAASGDLGWMAETAAIITDASFLSGLSASLLDRRPASPLSPSGALPRAPQDSAPTSDSPGSDTAPQTAGVSGPSLASMAPVDAPSEVGS; encoded by the exons ATGAGAAACACAACG gccctgTTCGTGCTCTTCGTCCTGGCCTACATCCACATCGTCTTCTCCCGCTCGCCCATCAACTGCCTGGAGCACGTGCGGGATGAGTGGCCGAGAGAGGGCGTCCTGCGCGTGGAGGTGCAGCACAACTCGAGCCGCGCGCCCGTCCTTCTGCAGTTCTGCAGTGGTGGCGGCAGCTTCCCTGGGCTGGCTGTGGGGCCGGGAGGCCTGGAGCTGGGGGGTGAGGACGACGAGGAGGAGCTGACCGTGGAGGTGTTTGGGAACAGCTCCGTCAAG TTTGAACTGGACATCGAGCCCAAGGTGTTCAAGCCACCAGGTGGCCCCGAGGCCCTAAACGACAGCCAGGAGTTCCCCTTCCCTGAGACGCCCACAAAAG CGTGGCCGCAGGACGAGTACATCGTGGAGTACTCGCTGGAGTACGGCTTCTTGCGGTTGTCGCAGGCCACGCGGCAGCGGCTTAGCATCCCAGTCATGGTGGTCACCCTGG ACCCCACGCGGGACCAGTGCTTCGGGGACCGCTTCAGCCGCTTGCTGCTGGCTGAGTTCCTGGGCTACGACGACATCCTCATGTCCAGTGTGAAAGGCCTGGCGGAAAACGAGGAGAACAAGG GCTTCCTGCGGAACGTGGTGTCCGGGGAGCACTACCGCTTCGTGAGCATGTGGATGGCCCGCACATCCTACCTGGCCGCCTTCGTCATCATGGTCATCTTC ACCTTGAGCGTGTCCATGCTGCTGCGCTACTCCCACCACCAGATCTTCGTCTTCATTG TGGACCTGCTGCAGATGCTGGAGATGAACATGGCCATCGCGTTCCCCGCAGCGCCCCTGCTGACCGTCATCCTGGCCCTCGTGG GAATGGAGGCCATCATGTCTGAGTTCTTCAACGACACCACCACGGCCTTCTACATCATTCTCATCGTGTGGCTGGCCGACCAGTATGACGCCATCTGCTGCCACACCAACACCAGCAAGCGGCACTGGCTTCG GTTCTTCTACCTGTACCACTTCGCCTTCTACGCCTACCACTACCGCTTCAACGGGCAGTACAGCAGCCTGGCCCTCGTTACTTCCTGGCTCTTCATCCAG CATTCCATGATCTACTTCTTCCACCACTACGAGCTGCCCGCCATTCTGCAGCAGATCCGCGTCCAGGAGATGCTGCTGCAGACGCCCCCGCTGGGCCCTGGCAGCCCCACGGCCCTGCCAGACGACCTGAACAACAACGGAGGCACCCCGGCTGCCACGCCCGACTCTACCAgccagccccctgccctgggccctggcttGCAGGGTGGTGGCGGAGGCCCTGGGCCCATGGCTGAGGCACCCAGCTCCCTGGTGGCCGCGGCGGCCTCGGTAGCCGCAGCAGCCAGTGGTGACCTGGGCTGGATGGCAGAGACGGCTGCCATCATCACAGACGCCTCCTTCTTATCTGGCCTGAGCGCCTCTCTCCTGGACCGGCGGCCGGCCAGCCCCCTCAGCCCCAGTGGGGCGCTCCCTCGGGCCCCCCAGGACAGTGCCCCCACAAGCGACTCCCCAGGGTCTGACACAGCCCCGCAGACCGCTGGGGTGAGTGGGCCCAGCCTTGCGTCCATGGCTCCAGTGGATGCGCCCTCAGAGGTCGGCTCCTGA
- the GRIN3B gene encoding LOW QUALITY PROTEIN: glutamate receptor ionotropic, NMDA 3B (The sequence of the model RefSeq protein was modified relative to this genomic sequence to represent the inferred CDS: inserted 2 bases in 2 codons; deleted 1 base in 1 codon), whose product MEFVRALWLGLALALGPGPAGGHPHPCGVLARLGGSVRLGALLPRAPAARARAALARAALAPRLPHNLSLELAAAVPPSRDPASLARGLCQALAAPGVAAVLAFPEARPELLQLHFLPAATETPVLSVLRREARAPLGSPNPFHLQLDWASPLETLLDVLVSVLQAHSWEDVGLVLCRVRDPGGLVALWTSWAGRAPKLVLDLSRPGPSDAGLRTRLAPLGVPAGGTAPVPVAVLLGCNEAGARQVLQAAPPGPRWLLGTPLPAKALPTEGLPPGLLALGEVARPPLEAAIHDAVELVARALGSAARVQPERALLPAMINCNDLPLPGPESSGRLLARFLDNTSFRGHTGPVWVTSSSQVHISRRFRVWSLRRDPRGAPAWATVGXWQDGRLESEAGGAAGWPPPPPEARARPKLRVVTLVEHPFVFAREPDEDGRCPAGQLCLPPGTNDSAALDAHFAALADGSAPRALRRCCYGYCIDLLERLAEDAPFDFELYIVGDGKYGALRDGRWTGLVGDLLAGRAHMAVTSFSINSARSQVVDFTSPFFSTSLGIMVRARDTASPIGAFTWPLHWSMWLGVFTALQLTALFLTLYEWRSPFGLTPRGRNRGTVFYYSSALNLCYAILFGRTVSSKTPKCPTGRLLMNLWAIFCLLVLSSYTANLAAVMVGDKTFEELSGIHDPKLHHPSQGFRFGTVWESSAEAYVKKSFPEMYAHVRRHSAPTAPHGVAMLTSTPPKLNAFIMDKSLLDYEVSIDADCRLLTVGKPFAIEGYGIGLPRNSPLTSNLYEFISRYKSSGFIDLLHKWYKMVPCGKRVFAVTEILQMGIYHFSGLFVLLCLGLGSALLSSLGEHVFYRLALPRIRRGNKLQYWLHTSQRIHRALNTEPPDRQEEPEPRGLEEPQQGTLAAPAGLGGWTWVRQASVRECRAHFLLEPAVAAAAATTPVEDAPDADGDAXDGPPGLPVWLCSNGRPPAELFLGAPRPEELEQLEQRIAGARERLRQALVRRGQLLAQLGDGARHGPRSRLQASEEAPVAAQ is encoded by the exons ATGGAGTTTGTGCGGGCGCTGTGGCTCGGCCTGGCGCTAGCGCTGGGGCCGGGGCCCGCCGGGGGCCACCCGCACCCGTGCGGCGTCCTGGCGCGCTTGGGGGGCTCGGTGCGCCTGGGCGCCCTCCTGCCCCGCGCGCCCGCCGCCCGCGCCCGCGCCGCCCTGGCCCGGGCCGCCCTGGCGCCGCGGCTGCCGCACAACCTGAGCCTGGAGCTGGCGGCCGCCGTGCCCCCCTCCCGCGACCCCGCCTCGCTGGCCCGCGGCCTATGCCAGGCGCTGGCGGCACCGGGCGTGGCGGCCGTGCTAGCCTTCCCCGAGGCGCGGCCCGAGCTGCTGCAGTTGCACTTCCTGCCGGCGGCCACCGAGACCCCCGTGCTCAGCGTGCTGCGGCGGGAGGCCCGCGCTCCGCTCGGCTCCCCG AACCCCTTCCACCTGCAGCTGGACTGGGCCAGCCCCCTGGAGACTCTGCTGGACGTGCTGGTATCAGTGCTGCAGGCGCACAGCTGGGAGGACGTTGGCCTGGTGCTCTGCCGCGTGCGGGACCCTGGCGGCCTTGTGGCCCTGTGGACAAGCTGGGCGGGCCGGGCTCCGAAGCTCGTGCTGGACCTGAGCAGGCCGGGCCCGAGCGATGCAGGGCTGCGGACCCGCCTGGCCCCACTGGGGGTGCCCGCGGGGGGAACGGCCCCAGTCCCCGTGGCCGTACTCCTGGGTTGCAACGAGGCCGGCGCCCGGCAGGTGCTGCAGGCCGCACCCCCCGGGCCCCGCTGGCTGCTGGGCACGCCGCTGCCCGCCAAGGCACTCCCCACCGAAGGCCTGCCGCCTGGGCTGCTGGCGTTGGGCGAGGTCGCTCGGCCCCCGCTGGAAGCCGCCATCCACGACGCGGTGGAACTAGTGGCCCGCGCGCTGGGCAGTGCGGCCCGCGTGCAGCCGGAGCGTGCCCTCCTCCCCGCCATGATCAACTGCAATGACCTGCCGCTGCCCGGGCCCGAGTCCTCCGGTCGCCTCTTGGCACG GTTCCTGGACAACACGTCCTTCCGGGGCCACACGGGGCCGGTGTGGGTGACCAGCTCCTCGCAGGTGCACATCTCCCGGCGCTTCCGCGTGTGGAGCCTCCGCCGGGACCCGCGGGGCGCCCCGGCCTGGGCCACGGTGG GGTGGCAGGACGGGCGGCTGGAGTCAGAGGCAGGGGGCGCGGCCGGttggcccccacccccgccggaAGCCCGGGCGCGGCCCAAGCTGCGCGTGGTGACACTGGTGGAGCACCCATTCGTGTTCGCCCGCGAGCCGGACGAGGACGGTCGGTGCCCGGCGGGGCAGCTGTGCCTG CCCCCCGGCACCAACGACTCGGCCGCCCTGGACGCGCACTTCGCCGCGCTGGCCGACGGCTCGGCGCCCCGCGCACTGCGCAGGTGCTGCTACGGCTACTGCATCGACCTGCTGGAGCGCCTGGCGGAGGACGCGCCCTTCGACTTCGAGCTGTACATCGTGGGCGACGGCAAGTACGGTGCGCTGCGCGACGGCCGCTGGACCGGCCTGGTGGGCGACCTGCTGGCCGGCCGGGCGCACATGGCTGTCACCAGCTTCAGCATCAACTCAGCCCGCTCGCAGGTGGTGGACTTCACCAGCCCCTTCTTCTCCACCAGCCTGGGCATCATGGTGCGCGCGCGGGACACGGCGTCGCCCATCGGCGCCTTCACGTGGCCGCTGCACTGGTCCATGTGGCTGGGCGTCTTCACCGCGCTGCAGCTGACTGCGCTCTTCCTCACCCTCTACGAGTGGCGCAGCCCCTTCGGCCTCACGCCCCGCGGCCGCAACCGGGGCACCGTGTTCTACTACTCCTCTGCCCTCAACCTCTGCTACGCCATCCTCTTTGGACGCACAGTGTCCAGTAAGACACCCAAGTGCCCCACGGGCCGCCTCCTCATGAACCTATGGGCCATCTTCTGCCTGCTCGTGCTGTCCAGCTACACAGCCAACCTGGCCGCCGTCATGGTCGGGGACAAGACGTTTGAGGAGCTCTCGGGGATCCACGACCCTAAG CTGCACCACCCGTCCCAGGGCTTCCGCTTCGGAACCGTGTGGGAAAGCAGCGCCGAGGCCTACGTCAAGAAGAGCTTCCCGGAGATGTACGCACACGTGCGGCGCCACAGTGCGCCCACCGCGCCCCACGGCGTCGCCATGCTGACGT CGACCCCCCCCAAGCTCAACGCCTTCATCATGGACAAGTCGCTCCTGGACTACGAGGTGTCCATTGACGCGGACTGCAGACTGCTGACCGTGGGCAAGCCTTTCGCCATCGAGG GCTATGGCATCGGACTCCCCCGGAATTCGCCGCTCACCTCCAACCTGTACGAGTTCATCAGCCGCTACAAGTCCTCCGGCTTCATCGACCTCCTGCACAAGTGGTACAAGATGGTGCCTTGTGGCAAGCGGGTCTTCGCCGTTACAGAG ATCCTCCAGATGGGCATCTACCACTTCTCAGGACTCTTCGTGCTGCTCTGCCTGGGCCTGGGCAGTGCTCTGCTCAGCTCGCTGGGGGAGCACGTCTTCTACCGCCTGGCGCTGCCGCGCATCCGAAGGGGCAACAAGCTGCAGTACTGGCTGCACACGAGCCAG AGAATCCATCGCGCCCTCAACACGGAGCCGCCCGACAGGCAGGAGGAGCCGGAGCCAAG GGGTCTCGAGGAGCCGCAGCAGGGCACTCTGGCCGCCCCCGCCGGCCTGGGGGGCTGGACATGGGTGCGCCAGGCCTCGGTGAGGGAGTGTCGCGCGCACTTCCTGCTGGAGCCGGCTGTGGCCGCCGCCGCTGCCACCACTCCCGTTGAGGATGCCCCAGACGCGGATGGGGATG GGGATGGGCCGCCCGGGCTCCCTGTCTGGCTCTGCTCCAACGGCCGCCCGCCCGCCGAGCTGTTCTTGGGCGCCCCACGCCCCGAGGAGCTAGAACAGCTGGAGCAGCGCATCGCAGGTGCACGCGAGAGGCTCCGCCAGGCGCTGGTGCGGCGCGGGCAGCTCCTCGCCCAGCTCGGGGACGGCGCCCGCCACGGGCCGCGCAGCCGGCTCCAGGCCTCCGAGGAAGCACCCGTGGCCGCCCAGTGA
- the WDR18 gene encoding WD repeat-containing protein 18: protein MTHVLGGGESMMAAPVEVAVCTDSAAQLWSCVVWELHSGANLLTYRGGQAGPRGLALLNGEYLLAAQLGKNYISAWELQRKDQLQQKIMCPGPVTCLTTSPNGLYVLAGITESIYLWEVSTGNLLVILSRHYQDVSCLQFTGDSSHFVSGGKDCLVLAWSLCSVLQADPSRTPAPRHVWSRHTLPITDLHCGFGGPLARVATSSLDQTVKLWEVSSGELLLSVLFDVSIMAVTMDLAEHHMFCGGSDGSIFQVDLCTWPGQREKSFQPEQDHGKVFRGHRNQVTCLSVSTDGSVLLSGSHDETVRLWDVQSQQCLRTVALKGPVTNACIVLAPVSMLSSDCRPSLPLPHFNKHLLGAEHGDEPRHGGLTLRLGLHQQGSEPSYLERAEQLHGVMCSTLEKSVLGGQDQLRIRVAELEDEVRNLRKINRDLFDFSTRIITRPAK from the exons ATGACGCATGTCCTGGGCGGTGGAGAAAGCATGATGGCGGCGCCCGTGGAGGTGGCCGTGTGTACCGACTCGGCGGCCCAGCTGTGGAGCTGCGTCGTGTGGGAGCTGCACTCGGGCGCCAATCTGCTCACATACCGCGGCGGCCAGGCCGGGCCTCGCGGCCTGGCGCTGCTCAATGGCGAGTACTTGCTGGCGGCGCAGCTGGGCAAGAACTATATCAGCGCCTGGGAGCTACAGAGGAAG GACCAGCTTCAGCAGAAGATCATGTGCCCCGGACCGGTCACCTGTCTTACCACGTCGCCCAATGGCCTCTATGTTCTGGCAGGGATCACAGAGAGCATATACCTGTGGGAG GTTTCCACGGGGAACCTTCTGGTCATCCTGAGCCGCCACTACCAGGATGTGTCGTGCCTACAGTTCACGGGGGACAGCAGCCACTTCGTCTCGGGGGGCAAGGACTGCCTGGTGCTGGCTTGGAGCCTCTGCAG cgTGCTGCAGGCAGACCCCTCCCGGACCCCCGCCCCCCGACACGTGTGGTCTCGCCACACCCTCCCCATCACAGACCTGCACTGCGGCTTTGGTGGGCCCCTGGCCCGGGTGGCCACTTCCTCGCTGGACCAGACAGTGAAG ctgtgGGAGGTCTCCTCCGGCGAGCTGCTGCTGTCTGTGCTCTTCGACGTGAGCATCATGGCCGTGACCATGGACCTGGCTGAGCATCACATGTTCTGCGGTGGTAGTGACGGCTCCATCTTCCAGGTCGACCTCTGTACCTGG CCcgggcagagagagaagagctTCCAGCCGGAGCAGGACCACGGGAAGGTGTTCAGAGGGCACAG GAACCAGGTGACCTGCCTGTCAGTGTCCACGGATGGCAGCGTGCTACTCTCGGGCTCCCACGACGAGACGGTGCGCCTCTGGGATGTGCAGAGCCAGCAGTGCCTCAGGACGGTGGCTCTCAAAG GCCCCGTGACCAACGCCTGTATCGTGCTGGCGCCCGTCAGCATGCTGAGCTCCGACTGCAGGCCCAGCCTGCCCTTGCCGCACTTCAACAAGCACCTGCTGGGCGCAGAGCATGGGGACGAGCCGCGCCACGGGGGCCTCACGCTGCGCCTGGGCCTCCACCAGCAG GGATCAGAGCCCAGCTACCTGGAGCGGGCGGAACAGCTGCACGGGGTGATGTGCAGCACGTTggagaag agcGTGCTGGGTGGCCAGGACCAGCTGCGGATCCGCGTGGCAGAGCTGGAGGACGAGGTGCGGAACCTGCGCAAGATCAACCGCGACCTCTTTGACTTCTCCACGCGCATCATCACTCGGCCGGCCAAGTGA